The following are from one region of the Candidatus Bathyarchaeia archaeon genome:
- a CDS encoding class I SAM-dependent methyltransferase, whose translation MTGKVFRIPSYRHSRKFPGESQSYPRKHPYLVWYHFESVSDIESQSPPRAVVVDLGCGEGLLLNMMKRGRTLIGVDVSKNCLRQIIENSSAQFCIMSMAENVPLQDNVADVVVSHQAIEHVADQRRAIAEASRILRPDGLLIASTPVKGLLGRLFARSRNARGERVLSPDHVSEYKSEAEIVDSFVRQSGGALTPVKVRRKSVKVPASRMIPWLYDKGYVGPMLPAFLYYSDVYVVFRKNGFAKTIENALNSQE comes from the coding sequence ATGACTGGAAAGGTGTTTCGGATACCCTCTTATCGGCACTCGAGGAAATTCCCAGGGGAGAGCCAATCGTATCCTAGAAAACATCCTTATTTGGTATGGTACCATTTCGAAAGCGTCTCTGACATAGAGTCGCAGTCTCCTCCCCGAGCTGTCGTCGTCGATCTCGGATGCGGAGAAGGACTCCTGTTAAACATGATGAAGCGCGGGCGCACCCTTATCGGCGTTGATGTTTCAAAAAACTGTCTTCGACAGATCATTGAGAATAGTTCTGCTCAATTCTGCATTATGTCTATGGCAGAAAACGTGCCTTTGCAAGACAATGTCGCGGATGTTGTGGTATCTCACCAAGCGATAGAGCATGTGGCTGACCAACGCAGGGCCATCGCAGAGGCCTCGCGCATCTTAAGGCCTGATGGATTACTGATTGCCTCGACCCCTGTCAAGGGACTTCTTGGTCGTCTCTTTGCAAGATCCCGAAATGCAAGGGGCGAAAGAGTACTTTCACCCGACCATGTGAGCGAATACAAGTCGGAAGCTGAAATCGTCGATTCTTTCGTAAGACAAAGCGGCGGGGCTCTCACGCCTGTGAAGGTCCGGCGGAAAAGTGTGAAAGTGCCGGCCAGTCGAATGATTCCCTGGCTCTATGACAAGGGCTATGTTGGACCAATGCTCCCAGCCTTTCTATACTACTCCGACGTGTATGTCGTCTTTCGAAAGAATGGCTTCGCTAAAACGATAGAAAATGCCCTCAACTCGCAGGAATGA
- a CDS encoding NAD-dependent epimerase/dehydratase family protein: MRVLVTGGCGLLGSHTCEYFANKGDEVVAFDNLTEYELLRTGYDRNSARRHIVDLLNKVGATIIRGDIRNYEELSAAAKGSDYVVHTAAQPAMTISIENPDLDFSTNVVGTLNVLKVAKSLSIPVVSCSSIHVYGNKINNTLKETEKRYVSDPPEIDEQRPVMQGTVTPLHASKRSGELYCQAFIDSYGLRAAVFRLTGMYGPRQFGGEDHGWVANFTIRTILNKPITVFGTGKQVRDIVYVSDVAEAFYAFYKRGKPGIYNIGGGKKFSVSLLECLDLIQKTTKRKPKVTFGPERLGDLRYFACDISKATELLGWTPRISPVEGIEKLAAWVETNKTLFAN; encoded by the coding sequence ATGAGGGTTCTTGTTACTGGTGGCTGTGGCCTTCTAGGCTCACATACGTGCGAGTATTTTGCAAACAAGGGCGATGAAGTTGTCGCCTTCGACAATCTTACTGAATACGAGCTTCTGAGGACAGGTTATGATCGAAACTCGGCCCGAAGACACATTGTGGATCTCCTCAATAAGGTCGGTGCAACAATCATCAGGGGCGACATAAGAAACTACGAGGAACTTTCCGCCGCCGCAAAAGGGTCCGATTATGTGGTTCACACTGCTGCGCAACCTGCCATGACCATCAGCATCGAGAATCCTGATCTCGATTTTTCAACCAACGTAGTTGGCACGCTCAACGTTCTGAAAGTCGCCAAGTCGCTTAGCATTCCAGTCGTTTCTTGTTCAAGCATTCACGTGTATGGAAACAAAATCAACAACACACTAAAGGAAACCGAGAAACGATACGTGTCAGACCCCCCTGAGATAGATGAACAGCGTCCTGTTATGCAAGGGACAGTTACGCCGCTGCATGCTTCGAAGAGATCCGGCGAACTGTATTGCCAAGCATTCATAGACAGTTATGGATTACGTGCGGCTGTATTTCGTCTCACAGGAATGTATGGACCCCGCCAATTTGGCGGCGAAGACCACGGCTGGGTTGCGAACTTTACCATCAGAACGATATTGAACAAACCGATAACGGTTTTCGGAACCGGAAAGCAGGTCAGGGACATTGTGTATGTTTCAGACGTCGCAGAAGCGTTCTACGCCTTCTACAAGAGGGGAAAACCTGGGATCTACAACATTGGGGGAGGAAAAAAGTTCAGCGTTTCCCTGCTGGAGTGCCTCGATCTGATCCAGAAGACAACGAAACGAAAGCCTAAGGTCACATTCGGGCCGGAGAGATTGGGCGACCTTCGATACTTTGCCTGCGATATCTCGAAGGCGACAGAACTCCTCGGATGGACGCCAAGGATTTCCCCGGTAGAGGGCATTGAGAAACTTGCTGCTTGGGTCGAGACAAACAAGACCTTATTTGCGAACTGA
- a CDS encoding glycosyltransferase, with the protein MVSIIIPTQNSSPTLGICLRSIQSQTYPHTNIVIVDGNSTDTTENIAKRYGAQVIRTHRSRSAARNIGAFAALGEYLLFLDSDMELTSDVISNCVETTRKHCLDGVMIPEVRVGKGFWAKCRALERATYVGDPLIESARFFQKKAILSLGAFDEDLEAGEDWDLQRRLEESHCKIGTISNCIRHHEGNLTLGHLVSKRYYYGKTIMKYVKKNSSRARSQFVPIRLNYIRNWRMLISNPQYALGMILMRMVENIAVMTAILASSTWDKRTSPPSG; encoded by the coding sequence TTGGTATCGATAATTATCCCGACGCAAAATTCCTCTCCGACCCTTGGCATCTGTCTTAGGTCAATTCAATCCCAAACCTATCCCCACACAAACATAGTCATCGTCGACGGCAATAGCACCGACACCACAGAAAACATCGCCAAGAGATATGGCGCTCAAGTTATTCGGACCCATCGCTCTCGGTCAGCCGCTCGGAACATTGGCGCATTCGCTGCGCTGGGAGAATACCTCCTATTTCTTGACTCCGATATGGAACTGACTTCCGATGTCATTTCCAACTGTGTAGAGACCACACGCAAACATTGCCTTGATGGAGTCATGATTCCTGAAGTCAGAGTAGGCAAGGGTTTCTGGGCTAAGTGTCGCGCACTAGAACGAGCGACCTATGTCGGCGATCCGCTCATAGAATCCGCGAGATTTTTCCAGAAGAAAGCGATTCTTTCATTGGGAGCATTCGATGAAGATCTCGAAGCCGGCGAGGATTGGGATCTTCAGAGAAGACTGGAAGAATCCCATTGCAAAATAGGAACTATTAGCAATTGCATAAGGCATCATGAAGGCAATCTCACACTAGGCCATCTGGTCTCGAAGCGATACTATTACGGAAAGACCATAATGAAGTATGTCAAGAAGAATTCTTCGCGAGCACGAAGTCAGTTCGTCCCTATCCGGCTTAACTATATCAGAAACTGGAGAATGCTTATCTCAAATCCTCAGTACGCTCTGGGAATGATTCTCATGAGAATGGTTGAAAACATCGCTGTCATGACGGCAATTCTCGCCTCGTCTACATGGGATAAGAGAACATCCCCACCATCGGGTTAG
- a CDS encoding glycosyltransferase gives MLTKVKDYATEHHELDTHDDRIVEPSRNSTRMTIRTVRLLPKRVLIIGHRSEIYGPVQALVNFSEKNFSEVSVILHPLPQSRIDSTTYRTFNEGKATYSSSKRIFGRSEMLCFIQHVFWAFFLVITKTNGRFDLCVGIDNLNAFCAIMLRKLGLVSDVVFYVIDYTPRRFRNPVKNVSYHWLDQLCVKHAGRVWNLSDRMAEVRMRQGVDNERNLVVPVGVELEKVKFAPASDIDRNRLVFVSHLTRSKGGELLISAMKDLQDRGIYAKLDIIGTGPFEQHLRELVAKANLGERIEFLGLVRHDELLRYLSMYGIAVAPYMEDPDSITYLADPTKPKEYLACGLPVIITRVPWIAKEIERREMGIAIKYDKQELVDAIIRLLQDEEFYQRCRTNAEAFSARLGWDSVFESAFHKSISRMFATEPR, from the coding sequence ATGCTGACAAAAGTGAAAGACTACGCGACAGAGCATCACGAACTCGATACACACGACGATCGAATCGTAGAACCTTCGAGAAATTCAACTCGCATGACCATTCGGACCGTTCGTCTCCTTCCGAAGAGGGTTCTCATCATTGGTCATAGGTCCGAGATTTACGGTCCCGTACAGGCTCTAGTAAATTTCTCAGAGAAAAACTTCAGCGAAGTCTCCGTCATACTACACCCACTACCACAATCCAGAATTGACAGCACTACATATAGAACATTCAACGAAGGAAAAGCGACGTACTCCTCAAGCAAGCGAATCTTTGGCCGATCTGAAATGCTATGCTTCATTCAACACGTTTTCTGGGCATTCTTCCTTGTCATCACAAAGACCAACGGTAGGTTCGACTTGTGCGTCGGAATAGACAATTTGAACGCCTTCTGCGCAATCATGCTCCGCAAGTTAGGTCTTGTCAGCGATGTAGTGTTCTATGTAATCGATTATACTCCAAGAAGATTTCGAAACCCAGTGAAAAACGTGTCATATCACTGGCTCGATCAGTTATGCGTGAAGCATGCCGGCCGGGTTTGGAATTTGTCAGACAGAATGGCAGAGGTCAGAATGAGGCAAGGAGTCGATAATGAAAGAAACCTGGTGGTGCCCGTGGGCGTTGAGCTGGAAAAGGTAAAATTCGCACCTGCAAGTGATATCGACCGAAACCGTCTCGTATTTGTAAGCCATCTGACTCGGTCGAAAGGTGGGGAACTTCTAATTTCTGCAATGAAAGATCTTCAAGATAGGGGTATCTACGCCAAATTGGACATAATCGGAACCGGACCTTTTGAACAACATCTGCGAGAGTTGGTTGCAAAAGCGAATCTAGGTGAGAGAATAGAATTTCTGGGTCTGGTTCGCCATGATGAACTCCTACGTTACCTATCGATGTACGGGATCGCTGTCGCTCCATACATGGAGGACCCCGACAGCATCACTTACCTCGCGGACCCAACGAAACCGAAGGAGTATCTAGCCTGCGGTTTGCCGGTAATAATCACTAGGGTCCCATGGATCGCAAAAGAAATTGAGAGAAGAGAGATGGGAATCGCAATCAAATACGATAAACAGGAGTTAGTGGATGCAATCATCCGGCTCTTGCAAGATGAAGAATTCTATCAGAGGTGTCGCACAAATGCTGAGGCATTTTCAGCGAGACTTGGTTGGGATAGCGTTTTCGAATCAGCATTTCACAAGAGCATCTCGAGGATGTTCGCCACAGAACCGAGATAG
- a CDS encoding class I SAM-dependent methyltransferase, giving the protein MSISEHERGQQRYFDAEFEGYSRYQLENWRRSFLNRIFTALGIGSTRNESYLDIGVGGSGYTVIEATRKGCVSVGVDISSEGVRKAKTFANSELGRNANFDFVVGSIDNLPFKDETFAKISTIAVLEHVPDDKRAILEMSRVSKPDGEVFITVPNAYSRIFPIFWLPYFFWDKRVGHLRHYKAEDLIRQFSNCRFTPKDMRYSGHAYKLIQILLSFVRPNMTRGNSKLWWKMEELDLRNSSRAGGLQLNIVLKKGKVLKFPLEMNLDPGPRTDLKKTHAGLIQSTSFARHPPDRW; this is encoded by the coding sequence GTGAGCATTTCGGAGCACGAAAGAGGACAGCAACGGTATTTTGACGCCGAATTCGAGGGCTACTCCAGATATCAACTGGAAAACTGGAGAAGAAGTTTCCTCAATAGAATTTTCACTGCGTTAGGAATAGGAAGCACGCGGAACGAATCATACCTTGACATTGGAGTTGGAGGGTCCGGTTACACAGTTATCGAAGCCACGCGAAAAGGATGTGTGTCGGTCGGCGTAGATATCTCATCAGAAGGAGTTAGAAAGGCTAAGACCTTTGCAAACTCAGAACTCGGGCGAAATGCGAACTTTGATTTCGTGGTTGGTTCGATCGACAATTTACCATTCAAGGACGAAACGTTCGCTAAGATAAGCACCATCGCGGTTCTGGAACATGTACCTGATGACAAAAGAGCAATTTTGGAAATGTCTAGGGTGAGCAAACCCGACGGGGAGGTCTTTATCACCGTTCCGAATGCATACTCAAGAATCTTTCCAATCTTCTGGCTACCTTACTTTTTTTGGGACAAGAGGGTGGGTCATCTTCGACACTACAAAGCGGAGGACTTGATACGGCAGTTTTCGAACTGCCGATTCACTCCTAAAGATATGCGATATTCAGGCCACGCTTACAAGCTAATTCAAATCTTGCTATCGTTTGTTCGCCCCAACATGACCCGCGGAAACTCCAAACTCTGGTGGAAGATGGAAGAGTTGGACCTAAGGAACTCATCGAGGGCGGGAGGACTTCAGCTCAACATAGTCCTGAAGAAAGGGAAAGTCCTGAAATTCCCCCTCGAGATGAATCTTGATCCGGGACCAAGAACTGACCTGAAGAAAACGCACGCAGGATTAATACAGTCAACCAGCTTTGCTCGGCACCCACCGGACAGATGGTGA